In one window of Bizionia sp. M204 DNA:
- a CDS encoding peroxiredoxin, whose protein sequence is MNTTETTKEEQTFSMPRIGDKAPEFTAVTTQGHINFPSDYKGEWSILFSHPADFTPVCTSEFMTFAHQEEKFKKANCNLIGLSIDGLYSHIAWLRTIKEKIKFNGMENVEVKFPLIEDISMNVAKKYGMVMPGESETQAVRAVFFVDPKGIVRAIIYYPLSLGRNFDELYRALIAMQTSDKFNVATPADWNPGDDVIVSPAGSCGVAEERMTATDELECHDWFFCTKKLDKDLVLNEILQK, encoded by the coding sequence ATGAATACCACAGAAACAACAAAAGAAGAACAAACATTTTCAATGCCACGAATAGGTGATAAAGCACCTGAATTTACAGCTGTAACAACACAAGGCCACATTAATTTCCCATCAGATTATAAAGGAGAGTGGTCAATTTTATTTAGCCATCCAGCCGATTTTACACCAGTTTGTACATCGGAGTTTATGACATTCGCGCATCAAGAAGAAAAATTTAAAAAAGCAAACTGCAATCTAATTGGTTTATCAATTGATGGTTTGTATAGCCATATTGCTTGGTTACGAACGATAAAGGAAAAAATTAAATTCAACGGCATGGAAAATGTCGAGGTTAAGTTTCCTTTAATAGAAGATATATCTATGAATGTTGCCAAGAAATATGGAATGGTTATGCCGGGAGAAAGCGAAACTCAAGCTGTTAGAGCTGTGTTTTTTGTAGATCCAAAAGGAATTGTTCGTGCTATAATTTACTACCCTTTAAGTTTAGGACGTAATTTTGATGAATTATACAGGGCATTAATAGCCATGCAAACATCTGATAAATTTAATGTCGCCACCCCAGCCGATTGGAATCCAGGCGATGATGTTATAGTATCACCAGCAGGATCTTGTGGTGTTGCTGAAGAACGCATGACAGCAACCGATGAACTAGAATGTCATGATTGGTTTTTCTGTACTAAAAAATTAGATAAAGATTTAGTACTGAATGAAATTTTACAAAAATAG
- a CDS encoding rhodanese-like domain-containing protein, producing MTIKQFEDKPLAHYSYAIISNGKMAIIDPSRNTKPYYELAEAHNANIVAIFETHPHADFVSSHLQMHKETRAQIYVSKLVGATYPHKTFDDGDTVTLGEVTLEAINTPGHSPDSITVIATDADRNHYMFSGDTLFIGDVGRPDLREKAGNMKAKREELAKSMYKTMKTKFNHLPDSTIIYPAHGAGSLCGKNLSEDPSSTLGRERTENWAFKNLSEEEFVAHILKDQPFIPSYFGFNVDINKEGADNFETSIAKPPFQFQINTIDNNDTLVIDVRNQDDYNKNHLARSINIIAETEDDKFETWLGAIVKPEEPFYVVLNSIKDKNNILNRIAKIGYEKQLKGMMTLDKSSLLNTESINLEDFKKQTNDYTIIDVRNKSEVETGKFFEKAISIPLNDLRDSKDKIPTNKPIVVHCAGGYRSAIGSSIISNLIDKASVYDLSDAVEHFKN from the coding sequence ATGACGATTAAACAATTTGAAGATAAACCATTAGCACATTATTCTTATGCTATTATTAGTAATGGAAAAATGGCAATTATAGACCCTTCCAGAAATACAAAACCATATTACGAATTAGCCGAAGCACACAATGCCAATATTGTAGCCATATTTGAAACGCATCCGCATGCTGATTTTGTAAGTAGTCATCTACAAATGCATAAAGAAACCAGAGCACAAATTTACGTTAGTAAGCTGGTTGGTGCAACGTATCCGCATAAAACATTTGATGATGGGGATACAGTAACTTTAGGGGAAGTAACGTTAGAAGCTATTAACACACCCGGCCATTCGCCAGATAGTATTACGGTTATTGCTACAGATGCAGATAGGAATCACTATATGTTTTCAGGAGATACGTTGTTTATTGGTGATGTTGGTCGTCCGGATTTAAGAGAAAAAGCGGGCAATATGAAAGCTAAACGGGAAGAATTGGCTAAAAGCATGTATAAAACCATGAAAACTAAATTTAACCACCTACCAGATAGCACAATTATTTATCCGGCACATGGCGCAGGTTCTTTGTGCGGAAAAAATTTGAGCGAAGATCCGTCCAGTACTTTAGGAAGAGAAAGAACTGAAAATTGGGCCTTTAAAAATTTATCGGAAGAAGAGTTTGTTGCACATATTTTAAAAGACCAACCGTTTATACCTTCCTATTTTGGATTTAATGTGGACATAAATAAAGAAGGAGCAGATAACTTTGAAACAAGCATTGCAAAACCGCCTTTTCAATTTCAGATCAATACAATTGATAATAATGACACTTTAGTGATAGATGTTAGAAATCAAGATGATTATAATAAAAATCATTTAGCGCGAAGTATCAACATTATTGCAGAAACCGAAGATGACAAGTTCGAAACTTGGCTTGGTGCCATTGTTAAACCTGAAGAGCCTTTTTATGTGGTCTTAAATTCCATAAAAGACAAAAACAATATTTTAAATCGTATTGCCAAAATCGGTTATGAGAAACAATTAAAAGGTATGATGACTTTAGATAAATCATCCCTTTTAAATACAGAATCTATAAATTTAGAAGATTTTAAAAAGCAAACGAATGATTATACTATAATTGATGTTCGAAATAAGAGTGAAGTTGAAACAGGTAAGTTTTTTGAAAAAGCGATTTCTATTCCTCTAAATGATTTGAGAGATTCCAAAGATAAAATCCCTACTAATAAGCCAATTGTGGTGCATTGTGCAGGCGGTTATAGAAGTGCCATTGGCAGTAGTATTATCTCTAATTTAATTGATAAAGCTTCGGTATATGACTTAAGTGATGCGGTTGAACATTTTAAAAACTAA
- a CDS encoding class I SAM-dependent methyltransferase: MNIIIYQNNYIILSKVKQLFLAIIIMLAFTACKENNQKNAIQDAMHETNHDKHDSSKSANEHMQRSSTKDLIERFESPERDAYQNPEKVLEYLGDINGKKIMDLGAGSGYFSVKLAEKGAHVIAADVSNEFQDALKKRIEENKLENIELRKIPYDSPNLSNNEVDMVLIVNTYHHIENRIDYFSKVKKGIKLNGELVVIDYFKKELPVGPSVDHKIDLETVKSELEKAGYTKLDVNVDLLPYQFIIRAK, translated from the coding sequence TTGAATATTATTATATACCAAAATAACTATATAATCTTGAGCAAGGTAAAACAACTTTTCCTAGCTATAATTATAATGCTGGCATTTACGGCTTGTAAAGAAAATAACCAAAAGAATGCGATTCAGGATGCAATGCATGAAACAAATCACGACAAACACGATAGTTCAAAATCCGCAAATGAACACATGCAGCGTTCATCCACAAAAGATTTAATAGAGCGGTTTGAGTCGCCTGAACGCGATGCTTATCAAAACCCAGAGAAAGTGCTTGAATACCTTGGTGATATAAACGGTAAAAAAATTATGGACTTAGGTGCTGGTTCAGGTTATTTTTCGGTGAAATTGGCTGAAAAAGGTGCGCATGTTATTGCTGCTGATGTTAGTAATGAGTTTCAAGACGCTTTAAAAAAACGAATAGAAGAAAACAAACTTGAAAATATAGAACTTCGAAAAATTCCTTATGACAGTCCTAACTTATCAAACAACGAAGTAGATATGGTGTTAATTGTTAATACATACCATCACATAGAAAACCGAATCGATTATTTTTCAAAAGTTAAAAAAGGAATTAAATTAAATGGAGAATTAGTCGTTATAGATTACTTTAAAAAAGAACTTCCAGTAGGTCCGTCTGTTGACCATAAAATTGATCTAGAGACTGTAAAAAGCGAGTTAGAAAAGGCAGGCTATACAAAATTGGATGTCAATGTAGATTTGTTGCCTTATCAATTTATAATACGAGCTAAATAA
- a CDS encoding bifunctional 2-polyprenyl-6-hydroxyphenol methylase/3-demethylubiquinol 3-O-methyltransferase UbiG codes for MKEFWNERYANEEFIYGTEPNAFFKQQLDKLNPGKILLPAEGEGRNAVYAASQGWEVKAFDMSIKGQEKALQLAEKKSVNISYDVTGVQEFQSNEKFDAVGLSFAHFPADIRKQAHQHVLGFLKIGGQVIFEAFAKSQLEHTSGGPKNIDMLFSIDEVKDEFPQLEFEILKALTIELAEGEHHKGKAEVIRFLGVKK; via the coding sequence ATGAAAGAATTTTGGAACGAGCGTTATGCGAATGAAGAATTTATATATGGAACGGAACCCAATGCGTTTTTTAAACAACAACTCGACAAATTAAATCCGGGTAAAATTTTACTTCCAGCAGAAGGTGAAGGCCGAAATGCTGTATATGCTGCTTCTCAAGGTTGGGAAGTAAAAGCGTTTGACATGAGCATAAAAGGCCAGGAAAAAGCGTTGCAATTGGCAGAAAAGAAGTCCGTTAATATTAGTTATGACGTTACAGGAGTTCAGGAGTTTCAATCCAATGAAAAATTTGATGCTGTAGGTTTATCTTTTGCGCATTTTCCAGCAGATATCCGTAAACAAGCGCATCAACATGTTTTGGGCTTCTTAAAAATAGGTGGTCAGGTTATTTTTGAAGCGTTTGCCAAATCACAACTAGAACATACATCTGGTGGCCCAAAAAATATAGACATGTTATTTTCTATAGATGAAGTTAAGGACGAATTCCCACAACTAGAGTTTGAAATATTAAAGGCATTGACAATTGAACTTGCTGAAGGCGAACATCATAAAGGAAAAGCAGAAGTGATTCGTTTTTTGGGAGTAAAAAAATAA
- a CDS encoding NAD(P)/FAD-dependent oxidoreductase codes for MAKIVILGAGISGHVAAAHLRRKLSKDHEVVVVSPNSNYQWIPSNIWVGIGRMKSKEILFPLEPLYKKKNIDYIQAKAITFHPEGDSTENKPYVKVEYVLGDKKGQHEKVTYDYLINGTGPKLNFEATEGLVPGKNKAYSVCTYTHADHAWEGLKALIQEMKQGKKAKILIGTGHAKSTCQGAAFEYILNVEQELHRHGVRDMAEVTWISNEYQLGDFGMDGMLLSYGSMTMKSHEMIEMIFEDRDIKWILGAGVNKIEDGLAHYENLEGEYKSEAYDFAMLIPAFSGHGFKAYDKNDEDITDKLFRGFMIVDADYTPKPYEEWSVQDWPETYQNPNYKNIFAPGIAFAPPHSISKPRKSKNGTDITPAPPRTGMPSGITARIVADNIIDTIKNGKESLHHKGSMGNMGAACIASAGYGLTSGSGVSITTFPIVPDYEKYPRTQGRKLGKTFGEIGLAGHWLKLTLHYAFIYKAKMKPFWWLIPE; via the coding sequence ATGGCTAAAATTGTTATTCTAGGAGCAGGTATTTCCGGACATGTTGCGGCAGCACATTTACGCAGAAAATTATCTAAAGATCACGAAGTTGTAGTCGTATCACCTAACAGCAATTACCAATGGATTCCCTCTAATATTTGGGTTGGAATTGGTAGAATGAAATCGAAAGAAATTTTATTTCCTTTGGAACCTTTGTATAAGAAAAAAAATATTGATTACATCCAAGCCAAAGCAATCACTTTTCACCCAGAAGGTGATTCAACCGAAAACAAACCGTATGTCAAGGTTGAATATGTTCTTGGCGATAAAAAAGGCCAGCATGAAAAGGTAACCTATGATTATTTGATAAACGGAACCGGTCCAAAATTAAATTTCGAAGCTACAGAAGGTTTAGTTCCTGGAAAAAACAAAGCGTATTCCGTTTGTACATACACGCACGCAGATCATGCTTGGGAAGGATTAAAGGCCTTAATTCAAGAAATGAAGCAAGGTAAAAAAGCTAAAATTTTAATTGGAACAGGTCATGCCAAATCAACATGTCAAGGTGCTGCTTTCGAATATATTTTAAATGTTGAACAGGAATTACATAGGCATGGCGTACGCGATATGGCTGAAGTAACTTGGATATCCAATGAATATCAATTAGGTGATTTTGGAATGGATGGCATGTTGTTAAGTTATGGAAGCATGACCATGAAATCCCATGAAATGATTGAAATGATTTTTGAAGATCGTGACATTAAATGGATATTGGGTGCTGGTGTTAATAAAATTGAAGACGGTTTAGCACACTATGAAAATTTAGAAGGCGAATACAAATCCGAAGCTTATGATTTTGCCATGTTAATTCCAGCTTTTTCAGGTCATGGATTTAAGGCTTATGATAAAAATGATGAAGACATCACTGATAAACTCTTTAGAGGCTTCATGATTGTGGATGCAGACTATACGCCAAAACCATACGAAGAATGGTCCGTTCAAGATTGGCCAGAAACCTATCAAAATCCCAATTATAAAAATATTTTTGCCCCAGGAATTGCCTTTGCACCTCCTCATTCCATCTCTAAACCTAGAAAAAGTAAAAATGGTACAGATATTACGCCTGCTCCTCCACGAACAGGAATGCCATCTGGAATTACAGCCAGAATTGTAGCCGATAATATTATAGATACCATTAAAAACGGTAAGGAGTCTTTACATCATAAAGGTTCTATGGGAAACATGGGAGCCGCATGTATTGCTTCTGCTGGCTACGGACTAACCTCTGGAAGCGGTGTGAGTATTACCACCTTCCCTATTGTTCCTGATTATGAAAAATATCCAAGAACTCAAGGGCGAAAATTAGGTAAAACATTTGGCGAAATTGGACTGGCAGGACACTGGCTTAAGCTTACGCTACATTACGCCTTTATTTACAAAGCAAAAATGAAACCATTTTGGTGGTTGATTCCAGAGTAA
- a CDS encoding TolC family protein, with protein sequence MKNNLFITVLIGLFWSYNLHAQELVPITKSDVLLKVSENNTTIKISEKEFNAAKADFNQTNAVFLPNITASHTGIATTNPLMAFGSKLNREILTASDFNPALLNDPSQIENYATKFEIQQPLINVDGMYQRKAAKSKMEAMSLKTERTQDYLAFEVEKAYMQLQLAYKGVAVLEKALTAANSNKKLADNSFKQGYLQRADVLNVEVRVTEVMNQLQMAKSNVQNASNYLSFLMNDDNYVVYTPTDSLTISVVSLKAQSISENRSDIKAMQLATNAYESMNKADKMAFLPRLNAFGSYELYDDQVFQGDANGYLFGAQLSWDVFQGSKRFGKAQKSKAEFEKSKLEYTQYVSQSNLELNKAKRALIDAENKLTLTALALDQSEESLRIRTNRFKEGLEKTSDLLTAETQYSQKQLEYFQTIFEYNYALAYLQFLTKE encoded by the coding sequence ATGAAAAACAATTTATTTATAACAGTACTAATCGGTTTATTTTGGAGCTATAATCTACATGCGCAAGAATTGGTTCCGATTACCAAATCGGATGTACTGCTTAAAGTTTCTGAAAACAATACAACTATTAAAATATCAGAAAAGGAATTTAATGCAGCAAAAGCAGATTTTAATCAAACTAATGCTGTATTCCTGCCAAATATTACGGCCAGTCACACTGGTATTGCTACCACTAACCCCTTAATGGCTTTTGGTTCGAAGCTAAATCGGGAAATTTTAACAGCTTCAGATTTTAATCCAGCCCTATTAAACGATCCTTCGCAGATAGAAAATTACGCGACTAAATTTGAAATACAGCAGCCATTAATTAATGTAGATGGTATGTATCAGCGTAAAGCAGCAAAGTCAAAAATGGAAGCTATGTCTTTAAAGACCGAGCGTACACAGGACTATTTGGCATTTGAAGTTGAAAAAGCCTATATGCAATTACAATTAGCCTATAAAGGTGTAGCTGTTTTAGAAAAAGCATTAACGGCTGCCAATTCCAATAAAAAACTAGCGGATAATAGTTTTAAGCAAGGGTATTTACAGCGTGCAGATGTCTTAAATGTAGAAGTTCGTGTAACAGAAGTAATGAATCAATTACAAATGGCGAAAAGCAATGTGCAGAATGCATCTAATTACTTGTCATTTTTAATGAATGATGACAACTATGTGGTTTACACGCCTACGGATAGTTTAACTATTTCCGTGGTATCACTAAAAGCACAAAGCATTTCGGAGAATCGTTCGGATATTAAGGCGATGCAATTAGCCACAAATGCTTACGAATCCATGAATAAAGCCGATAAAATGGCATTTTTACCACGCTTAAATGCTTTTGGAAGCTACGAATTATATGACGACCAAGTGTTTCAAGGCGATGCCAACGGTTACTTATTTGGTGCACAGCTATCATGGGATGTTTTTCAAGGCTCCAAGCGCTTTGGAAAAGCACAAAAAAGTAAAGCTGAATTTGAAAAATCTAAATTAGAATACACGCAATATGTGTCCCAAAGTAATTTAGAATTGAATAAGGCAAAACGTGCTTTAATTGATGCTGAAAACAAATTAACATTAACGGCATTGGCGTTGGATCAGTCTGAAGAATCCTTGAGGATTAGAACCAATAGGTTTAAAGAAGGTTTAGAAAAAACATCCGATTTATTAACCGCTGAAACACAATATTCACAAAAACAATTGGAATATTTTCAAACTATTTTTGAATATAATTATGCACTAGCGTATTTACAGTTTTTAACCAAAGAGTAA
- a CDS encoding efflux RND transporter periplasmic adaptor subunit has protein sequence MKKYVYLLTLTAVSVFLTSCGSEDKKEVADNTPAIAVKTSQVEANSNSPFLSVSGKIQAANSAELSTRMMGYVNKVYVNVGDKVSKGQLLISINNADLQAKKAQVNAGISEATAAFNNAQKDYNRFKSLLDDNSASQKEMDDVTANYEMAKARLESANQMKNEISAQFAYSNITAPFSGTVTSKNVEAGNMASPGVPLISIETPGNFEVMAMVPETEISEIKNGSSVDVLVKSINQTLKGKVIEVSTSAKNTGGQYLVKIDLEKTDANILSGMFTTVQFPVARKAKTSMVLIPKEALITNGQLSGIYTVSQSNTAILRWLRLGRTYGDQIEVLSGLNANEAYIVSAEGKLFNGAKISVQ, from the coding sequence ATGAAAAAATACGTATACCTATTAACTTTAACCGCAGTATCAGTATTCCTGACGAGTTGTGGTAGTGAAGACAAAAAAGAAGTTGCAGATAACACGCCGGCAATTGCAGTAAAAACAAGTCAAGTTGAAGCCAACAGCAACAGTCCCTTTTTATCTGTAAGCGGAAAAATTCAGGCTGCAAATAGTGCTGAATTAAGCACCAGAATGATGGGTTATGTTAATAAAGTTTACGTAAATGTTGGCGATAAAGTTAGTAAAGGGCAATTATTAATATCTATTAACAATGCTGATTTACAAGCAAAGAAAGCGCAAGTAAATGCGGGTATTTCCGAAGCTACAGCCGCTTTTAATAATGCACAAAAAGATTATAACAGGTTTAAAAGTTTACTGGATGACAATAGTGCGTCGCAAAAAGAAATGGATGATGTAACAGCTAATTATGAAATGGCAAAAGCACGATTAGAATCCGCAAACCAAATGAAAAATGAAATTAGTGCACAATTTGCATATAGTAATATTACGGCGCCTTTTAGCGGAACTGTAACAAGCAAAAACGTGGAGGCCGGAAATATGGCTAGTCCAGGTGTACCATTAATTAGTATTGAAACACCAGGGAATTTTGAAGTCATGGCCATGGTTCCAGAAACAGAAATTTCGGAAATAAAAAATGGCTCTTCAGTTGATGTATTAGTCAAGTCTATCAACCAAACCTTAAAAGGAAAAGTTATTGAAGTAAGTACGTCTGCCAAAAATACAGGCGGACAATATTTAGTAAAAATAGATTTAGAGAAAACTGATGCCAATATTTTGTCTGGTATGTTTACAACCGTTCAATTTCCTGTGGCCAGAAAAGCAAAAACATCCATGGTTTTAATCCCTAAAGAGGCATTAATTACTAACGGCCAATTATCCGGTATATATACCGTTAGCCAAAGTAATACTGCAATTTTACGTTGGTTACGACTAGGTAGAACTTACGGTGATCAGATAGAAGTGTTATCAGGTTTAAATGCCAACGAAGCCTACATTGTTTCAGCAGAAGGAAAGCTTTTTAATGGCGCCAAAATAAGTGTTCAGTAA
- a CDS encoding efflux RND transporter permease subunit has protein sequence MKEGIAGKIAKVFMQSKLTVLLMIVFMVVGVYASFLIPREEEPQIDVPMADIFVGYPGASPTEVESRVIKPLEQLISNIKGVEYVYSTSMKEQGMVIVQFYVGEDIERSFVKLYNEINKHMDQMPAGVTFPLVKTRAIDDVPMLGLTLWSENYDDFQLSQMAQELEAEIKKVNDVAITHKIGGRDRQLRVVLDKDKLAASGLDFLSVSEMITANNSQLSAGSFDKNDTEFLINTGKFLETVTDVENLVVGVQQNQPIYLKQVAKIIDGPEVPQNYVSLGFGKGSAKSSEYKSEYPAVSISVAKRKGADAMKIAEVIIDKVDHLRSTLIPDDVHVEITRNYGETASHKVSELLLHLIGSIIAVTIVVMLAMGWRGGLVVFLSVPITFALTLLSYYLMDYTLNRITLFALVFVTGIVVDDSIIIAENMHRHFKMKRLPFKQAALYAINEVGNPTILATFTVIASVLPMAFVSGLMGPYMAPMPIGASIAMILSLFVALTITPYLGLIFLREKDKQGAKQKEEKPLEETLIYRIYNKFERPLLESKTKRYIFLGGTFAVLMGTMALFFTNSVAVKMLPFDNKNEFQVVIDMPEGTTLERTGVVAQEISQYLSTRPEVVNYQNYIGTSAPITFNGLVRHYDLRGGSNMADIQVNLIDKSERSAQSHDIAKLLRPDIQKIAAKYHANVKLVEVPPGPPVLSTIVAEVYGPDYNEQIKIANSIQGILKNTDDVVDIDWMVEDDQIEYQFVINKEKAMLYGVAPQQIAYTMNMALSNRAITSLYDEDAVSQIGLILALDEKEKSTITDISQLKVKSKQGNMVPIADLVTISETTAAKSIYRKNQKRVVYVMADMAGELESPAYAILGMEDKLKEIPLPQGFELNELYLGQPDFEDNYTVKWDGEWQITLEVFRDLGIAFLGAIILIYILIVGWFQNFKAPIVMMVAIPLSLIGIILGHWIMGAFFTATSFIGMIALAGIMVRNSVLLIDFINLRTAEGVPLKQAAIEAGAVRTTPILLTAGTVVIGAFVILFDPIFQGLAISLMGGTIVSTVLTLLVVPLVYYMIEKKNYK, from the coding sequence ATGAAAGAAGGAATCGCAGGAAAAATTGCCAAAGTCTTTATGCAATCTAAATTAACCGTGTTGTTAATGATTGTATTTATGGTTGTTGGTGTGTACGCATCGTTTTTAATTCCGCGTGAGGAAGAACCGCAAATTGACGTGCCAATGGCAGACATTTTTGTGGGTTACCCTGGGGCAAGTCCGACGGAAGTAGAATCGCGGGTCATTAAGCCATTAGAGCAATTAATTTCGAATATTAAAGGCGTGGAATATGTGTATTCTACGTCTATGAAAGAGCAAGGCATGGTTATCGTACAGTTTTATGTTGGCGAAGACATTGAGCGTTCCTTTGTAAAGTTATACAACGAAATTAATAAGCACATGGATCAAATGCCAGCTGGCGTTACCTTTCCATTGGTAAAAACGCGTGCTATTGATGATGTTCCCATGTTAGGATTAACCCTATGGAGTGAAAATTATGACGATTTCCAATTAAGCCAAATGGCTCAAGAGTTGGAAGCCGAAATTAAAAAGGTAAACGACGTAGCTATTACGCATAAAATTGGTGGTCGTGATCGTCAATTACGTGTGGTTTTAGATAAAGATAAATTAGCGGCAAGCGGATTAGATTTTTTGTCTGTTTCTGAAATGATTACCGCAAATAATAGTCAATTAAGTGCTGGAAGTTTTGACAAAAATGACACCGAATTCCTTATAAACACAGGTAAGTTTTTAGAAACGGTAACCGATGTTGAAAACTTGGTGGTTGGTGTGCAACAGAATCAGCCTATATATTTAAAACAAGTTGCTAAAATTATTGATGGACCAGAAGTACCACAAAACTATGTGAGTTTAGGTTTCGGAAAAGGAAGTGCAAAGTCTTCGGAATATAAATCAGAATATCCAGCGGTTTCCATTTCTGTTGCCAAACGAAAAGGTGCTGATGCTATGAAAATTGCAGAAGTTATTATTGATAAGGTGGACCATTTACGCAGCACTTTAATTCCTGACGATGTTCATGTTGAAATAACAAGAAACTATGGAGAAACAGCATCGCATAAAGTATCTGAATTACTATTACACCTTATAGGTTCTATCATAGCAGTTACCATTGTGGTTATGTTAGCCATGGGATGGCGAGGCGGATTGGTCGTATTTTTATCTGTTCCCATTACGTTTGCGTTAACCTTGTTGAGTTATTATTTAATGGATTATACCTTAAACCGTATAACCTTATTCGCTTTAGTATTTGTAACGGGTATTGTGGTGGATGACTCCATTATTATTGCCGAAAATATGCATAGGCATTTTAAAATGAAACGCTTGCCGTTTAAGCAAGCAGCTTTATATGCTATTAATGAAGTGGGTAATCCAACCATTTTGGCAACCTTTACGGTAATTGCATCCGTTTTACCAATGGCTTTTGTGTCAGGATTAATGGGTCCATATATGGCACCAATGCCTATAGGCGCTTCTATTGCCATGATTTTATCCTTATTTGTAGCCTTGACCATTACACCTTATTTAGGCTTAATTTTCTTGCGGGAGAAAGATAAACAGGGAGCCAAGCAGAAAGAAGAAAAACCATTAGAGGAAACTTTAATTTATAGAATCTACAACAAATTTGAAAGACCATTATTAGAAAGCAAAACTAAACGTTATATATTTTTGGGAGGCACATTTGCGGTATTGATGGGAACTATGGCTTTGTTTTTCACGAATTCGGTAGCTGTAAAAATGTTACCATTTGATAACAAGAATGAGTTTCAAGTAGTAATTGACATGCCAGAAGGAACAACATTAGAACGTACTGGTGTTGTAGCACAAGAAATTTCACAATATTTATCTACACGTCCAGAAGTGGTTAATTATCAGAATTATATTGGCACCTCTGCTCCTATTACGTTTAACGGTTTGGTGCGTCATTACGATTTACGTGGTGGCTCTAACATGGCAGATATCCAGGTTAATTTAATTGATAAAAGTGAACGTTCAGCGCAAAGTCACGATATAGCCAAATTATTGCGTCCGGATATTCAAAAAATTGCTGCCAAGTATCATGCCAATGTAAAGTTGGTTGAAGTTCCACCTGGACCTCCTGTATTGTCAACAATTGTTGCAGAAGTTTACGGTCCGGATTATAATGAACAAATTAAGATTGCCAATAGCATTCAAGGCATACTGAAAAATACAGATGATGTGGTTGATATAGATTGGATGGTTGAAGACGACCAAATTGAATATCAATTTGTCATCAATAAGGAAAAAGCCATGCTATACGGTGTGGCCCCACAGCAAATTGCTTACACCATGAATATGGCTTTATCAAACCGTGCGATAACCAGTTTATATGATGAAGATGCTGTAAGTCAAATAGGTTTAATATTAGCTTTAGATGAAAAAGAGAAATCTACAATAACTGATATTTCGCAACTGAAGGTAAAGTCTAAACAAGGTAATATGGTACCAATTGCAGATTTAGTAACGATATCAGAAACGACCGCAGCCAAAAGCATTTACCGAAAAAACCAGAAACGTGTGGTCTACGTAATGGCTGATATGGCTGGAGAACTAGAAAGTCCTGCCTATGCTATTCTAGGAATGGAAGATAAGTTGAAAGAGATTCCGTTACCTCAAGGCTTCGAATTAAACGAACTGTATTTAGGTCAGCCAGATTTTGAAGATAATTATACGGTGAAATGGGATGGCGAATGGCAAATTACATTAGAGGTATTTAGAGATCTAGGTATAGCCTTTTTAGGTGCCATTATATTGATTTATATCCTAATTGTAGGTTGGTTCCAAAACTTTAAAGCTCCAATTGTAATGATGGTTGCCATTCCGTTGTCCTTAATCGGGATTATTTTAGGACACTGGATTATGGGAGCTTTCTTTACAGCAACGTCATTTATAGGCATGATTGCTTTAGCAGGAATCATGGTTAGAAACTCCGTATTATTAATTGATTTTATCAATTTAAGAACAGCGGAAGGTGTCCCATTGAAGCAAGCAGCAATTGAAGCAGGAGCCGTTAGGACCACACCTATTCTGTTAACCGCAGGAACGGTTGTTATAGGTGCCTTTGTTATTTTGTTTGACCCCATTTTTCAAGGCTTAGCCATCTCCTTAATGGGAGGAACTATCGTTTCAACGGTACTAACATTGTTGGTTGTACCATTGGTTTATTATATGATAGAAAAGAAAAATTATAAATAA
- a CDS encoding DUF2892 domain-containing protein: protein MLNTYFRIIVGTMVLLSVVLTVYVNPNWMWFTVFIGVNLIQSAFTKWCLLETILQKLGLKKEGSAGCSVPNTNKK, encoded by the coding sequence ATGTTAAATACATATTTTAGAATTATTGTTGGCACCATGGTATTATTAAGCGTTGTGCTTACCGTTTATGTAAACCCAAATTGGATGTGGTTTACGGTTTTTATTGGCGTTAATTTAATTCAATCTGCATTTACAAAATGGTGCTTGTTAGAAACCATTTTGCAAAAATTAGGTCTTAAAAAAGAAGGTTCTGCAGGTTGTTCGGTTCCAAATACCAATAAAAAATAA